One window of the Trifolium pratense cultivar HEN17-A07 linkage group LG2, ARS_RC_1.1, whole genome shotgun sequence genome contains the following:
- the LOC123905210 gene encoding uncharacterized protein LOC123905210: MQTSEKVRIQDIILDMRINYALNITASIAWKAKKIAAAIIEGEADNQYTKLGRYAAELRRVCRNNTIKINIDRPNPVLPPRFGSFYFSFDGCKRGFIYGCRPFVGVDGCHLKTKYGGQLLIAVGRDPNDQYFPLAFGVVETETKESWRWFLQLLMEDIGQDKRFVFISDQRKVCDIFSYLFFMLFLL; the protein is encoded by the exons atgcaaactTCAGAGAAAGTTAGGATTCAAGACATAATTCTAGACATGAGAATAAATTATGCATTGAATATTACCGCTAGCATAGCATGGAAGGCCAAGAAAATTGCAGCTGCAATAATTGAAGGAGAAGCTGATAATCAGTATACTAAATTAGGGAGGTATGCAGCTGAGTTAAGAAGGGTGTGTCGGAACAATACTATCAAGATTAATATTGACAGACCAAATCCAGTATTACCACCTAGGTTTGGATCTTTTTATTTTAGCTTCGATGGTTGTAAGAGAGGTTTCATCTATGGGTGTAGACCATTTGTTGGAGTTGATGGTTGTCACCTGAAGACAAAATATGGTGGCCAACTTCTAATTGCTGTTGGTAGGGATCCCAATGACCAGTACTTTCCACTAGCCTTTGGTGTTGTAGAAACAGAGACAAAGGAAAGCTGGAGATGGTTTTTACAATTGTTAATGGAGGACATTGGACAAGATAAGAGGTTTG tttTCATCTCAGATCAGCGAAAGGTATGTGATATATTCTCATATTTGTTCTTTATGTTATTTCTTTTGTAA